A genomic region of Luteibacter aegosomatissinici contains the following coding sequences:
- a CDS encoding type 4a pilus biogenesis protein PilO has product MSFLDDLRNLDRNNVGGWPKSIKIFFTGLVFVIVMAVGWYVEISSQQDELAGAESQEESLKSEFSQKQAKSANLEALEQQLAEMQDMLRQLLRQLPSKTEMPELLVDISQTALAAGLESDLFQPGPETPKDFYAEKPITLRMVGTYHQFGTFISGVASLPRVVILTLHDVSLKPKDEDKKGGGSGQLVLQGTVKTYRYLEDDEAAAQQSNVKAGGAQ; this is encoded by the coding sequence ATGAGCTTCTTGGATGACCTGCGCAACCTTGACCGCAATAACGTCGGCGGTTGGCCCAAGTCGATTAAGATCTTCTTCACGGGCCTGGTATTTGTCATCGTCATGGCCGTGGGCTGGTATGTAGAGATTAGCTCCCAGCAAGACGAACTGGCCGGCGCTGAGTCGCAGGAGGAGTCGCTGAAGAGCGAGTTCTCCCAAAAGCAGGCGAAGTCCGCCAATCTGGAGGCGCTCGAACAGCAGTTGGCAGAAATGCAGGACATGCTGCGCCAGTTGTTGCGCCAGCTGCCTAGTAAGACTGAGATGCCGGAGCTGCTGGTCGATATTTCACAGACAGCCCTGGCCGCAGGTCTGGAGTCCGACCTGTTCCAGCCAGGTCCGGAAACGCCGAAGGACTTCTACGCCGAGAAGCCAATCACGTTGCGCATGGTGGGTACTTACCACCAGTTCGGTACGTTCATCAGTGGCGTCGCCTCGCTGCCCCGCGTCGTGATCCTGACGCTTCACGATGTGTCGCTGAAGCCCAAGGACGAGGACAAGAAGGGGGGCGGATCCGGGCAGCTCGTGTTGCAGGGAACGGTGAAGACCTACCGGTACCTCGAAGATGACGAGGCCGCGGCCCAGCAGAGCAACGTCAAAGCAGGGGGTGCCCAGTGA
- a CDS encoding AAA family ATPase: protein MPETLPAATTPLQEAFVRLRSELSRGIIGQPHLVECLLIALLADGHLLVEGAPGLAKTTAIKALATRVEADFHRIQFTPDLLPADLTGTDIFRPQTGTFEFERGPLFHNIVLADEINRAPAKVQSALLEAMAERQITIGRRTWPLPELFMVMATQNPIEQEGTFALPEAQLDRFLMHVTIGYPDADAELAILRLAREQAREAMHPVTPPAHMLRPADVFAARDAVMAVHMAAPLELYITQLVVATRDAGRYGAELARWIAWGASPRASIALDRCARAHAWLAGRDYALPEDVHAIAHEVLRHRVLPSYEAEAEGVRVDTVIDRLLDLVPLP from the coding sequence ATGCCCGAGACCCTGCCCGCCGCCACGACGCCCCTCCAGGAGGCGTTCGTCCGCCTGCGTAGCGAGTTATCCCGTGGAATCATCGGCCAGCCTCACCTGGTGGAGTGCCTCCTTATTGCCCTGCTCGCCGATGGCCACCTGCTGGTGGAGGGCGCGCCGGGCCTGGCCAAGACCACCGCCATCAAGGCCCTGGCTACCCGGGTCGAAGCGGATTTCCACCGGATCCAGTTCACCCCGGACCTACTACCGGCGGACTTGACCGGCACGGACATTTTCCGGCCACAGACCGGCACGTTCGAATTCGAACGGGGCCCGCTGTTCCACAACATCGTCCTTGCCGATGAAATCAACCGCGCCCCGGCGAAGGTTCAATCGGCCTTGCTCGAAGCCATGGCGGAGCGGCAGATCACGATAGGTCGCCGAACCTGGCCGCTCCCTGAGTTGTTCATGGTGATGGCCACGCAGAACCCCATCGAGCAGGAAGGAACGTTCGCGCTCCCCGAAGCGCAGCTGGATCGCTTCCTCATGCACGTCACCATCGGGTATCCCGATGCCGATGCCGAACTGGCTATCCTGCGCCTGGCCCGCGAGCAGGCGCGCGAAGCCATGCATCCGGTCACGCCCCCCGCGCACATGCTGCGCCCGGCCGACGTCTTCGCGGCACGCGACGCCGTGATGGCCGTGCACATGGCCGCGCCGCTCGAGCTTTACATCACGCAGTTGGTCGTCGCCACGCGTGACGCGGGCCGTTATGGCGCGGAGCTTGCGCGCTGGATCGCGTGGGGCGCGAGCCCGCGCGCAAGCATCGCGCTCGATCGCTGCGCCCGCGCCCATGCGTGGCTGGCCGGCCGGGATTACGCGTTGCCGGAAGACGTCCACGCCATTGCCCACGAAGTGCTCCGCCACCGTGTGCTACCCAGTTACGAAGCCGAGGCGGAAGGCGTTCGGGTGGATACGGTGATCGACCGCCTGCTGGATCTCGTGCCGCTGCCGTGA
- a CDS encoding pilus assembly protein PilP, protein MTSVRHSHLRLLAVGLVVVTLAGCTKGQSDLRDWVDAEKHKKGEPIPPLPVIRTFETFAYQDQTARDPFSPSTAEMDNSASTGPRPDENRPKEPLEMFSLDTLKMVGTVGAGSSLEALVKDPGGVIHRIHRNEYMGQSYGRVTAVGEDRIDLVELVPNGTGGWMERPASIAVGDK, encoded by the coding sequence GTGACCAGCGTCCGTCACTCTCACCTCCGCCTTCTGGCGGTCGGCCTGGTCGTCGTGACCTTGGCAGGCTGCACGAAAGGCCAGTCGGACCTACGCGATTGGGTCGATGCAGAGAAGCACAAAAAGGGCGAGCCGATCCCGCCGCTGCCTGTGATCCGTACTTTCGAGACCTTTGCGTACCAGGACCAGACTGCGCGCGATCCGTTCAGCCCGAGCACGGCCGAAATGGATAACTCCGCCAGCACCGGCCCCCGTCCGGATGAGAACCGTCCGAAGGAGCCACTGGAGATGTTCTCCCTGGATACCCTGAAGATGGTTGGCACGGTAGGTGCAGGTTCCAGCCTGGAAGCGCTCGTCAAGGATCCCGGCGGCGTGATCCATCGGATCCATCGCAATGAGTACATGGGGCAGTCGTACGGTCGCGTCACGGCCGTGGGGGAAGACCGCATCGATCTGGTCGAACTGGTGCCCAACGGCACCGGCGGCTGGATGGAGCGTCCGGCAAGCATCGCGGTCGGCGACAAATAA
- a CDS encoding DUF58 domain-containing protein: MSAVPHVADPRVNVALPELLALRSRVMRAAPPPVVSRAPRSGQRPGRLHGRGMDYAESRVYQAGDDVRRMDWRLTARSGVAHTKLFQEEREGRLLVLLDTNTSMRFGTRARFKSVQAARAAATAAWYAIRGGDRVGVLAFGGQQRLLRPQGGPRGALAVCGALAAWDAMPPGADESLSAALQRAGRLMHGASRVLLVSDGFAVDPPAYGRMLSLVNKAEVRILTVADPLEMAEPPAGRYPFAHDGVHYDIALHGERQRADFARALGEGRERLTALASQLGLLKRTIDTTADPLNAVIDLLGPQRAR, encoded by the coding sequence GTGAGCGCCGTTCCCCACGTCGCGGATCCCCGCGTAAACGTCGCGCTGCCCGAACTCCTGGCACTTCGCTCGCGGGTCATGCGTGCCGCGCCTCCGCCGGTGGTCTCGCGCGCACCGCGCAGTGGCCAGCGCCCCGGGCGGCTGCACGGACGCGGCATGGATTACGCCGAATCACGTGTCTACCAGGCGGGTGACGATGTGCGCCGCATGGATTGGCGCCTTACGGCGCGCAGCGGTGTCGCCCACACCAAGCTCTTCCAGGAAGAGCGCGAAGGTCGCCTGCTTGTGTTGCTGGATACGAACACCAGCATGCGCTTTGGTACGCGTGCACGCTTCAAGTCGGTGCAGGCTGCGCGCGCGGCGGCGACCGCGGCGTGGTACGCCATCCGCGGTGGCGATCGAGTGGGTGTGCTGGCATTCGGTGGCCAGCAACGCTTATTGCGCCCGCAAGGTGGCCCGCGCGGTGCGCTGGCGGTATGCGGTGCACTCGCGGCGTGGGATGCCATGCCGCCGGGTGCCGACGAGAGTCTGTCGGCCGCCTTGCAGCGCGCCGGGCGCCTCATGCATGGCGCGTCGAGGGTCCTGCTTGTGAGCGATGGCTTTGCCGTGGATCCGCCCGCCTACGGCCGCATGCTGAGCCTGGTCAACAAGGCCGAGGTCCGCATCCTCACCGTGGCCGATCCGCTTGAGATGGCCGAGCCGCCGGCCGGCCGGTATCCGTTCGCACATGATGGCGTGCACTACGACATCGCACTGCATGGTGAGCGCCAGCGTGCTGACTTCGCCCGTGCGCTCGGTGAAGGGCGCGAACGCCTCACGGCACTCGCGAGCCAGCTTGGCCTGCTCAAGCGCACCATCGATACGACGGCAGACCCGCTCAACGCCGTCATCGACTTGCTCGGCCCGCAGAGGGCGCGCTGA
- a CDS encoding PilN domain-containing protein — protein MARINLLPWRAERRKQREREFYMQLGVAFAAALVVLIGWSYWMGARIDNQGERNTYLQGEIKQLDDRIAKIKDLEKVRAGLLQRKQIIEQLQANRSQMVHLFDELVKTIPASARLGSMKQSGDSMSLDGVAQSNSSVAEYMRNIEASPWMGHADLRKTENTHDDSRMPYAFGLDVKLNTPSADAPASSSTAAMPAAAGAAPAVVAPPATAATPAPAPPAATPSTAAAPAGGKP, from the coding sequence ATGGCACGGATCAACCTACTTCCCTGGCGCGCAGAGCGCCGCAAGCAGCGCGAGCGTGAGTTCTACATGCAGCTGGGTGTTGCCTTCGCGGCAGCCCTGGTGGTGCTGATCGGCTGGTCGTACTGGATGGGTGCGCGGATCGATAACCAGGGCGAGCGCAATACCTACCTGCAGGGCGAGATCAAGCAGCTGGATGATCGCATCGCGAAGATCAAGGACCTGGAAAAGGTCCGCGCCGGCCTGCTCCAGCGCAAGCAGATCATCGAGCAGCTGCAGGCGAACCGCTCGCAGATGGTCCACCTGTTCGATGAACTGGTGAAGACGATCCCGGCAAGCGCCCGCCTCGGTTCCATGAAGCAGTCGGGCGACTCCATGTCGCTGGATGGCGTGGCTCAATCCAACTCCAGCGTGGCCGAGTACATGCGCAACATCGAGGCATCGCCCTGGATGGGCCATGCCGACCTTCGCAAGACGGAAAATACCCACGACGATTCACGCATGCCGTACGCCTTCGGCCTCGACGTCAAGCTGAATACGCCCAGCGCCGATGCCCCCGCCTCATCCTCCACAGCGGCGATGCCAGCGGCCGCGGGCGCCGCGCCCGCCGTCGTGGCGCCCCCTGCTACCGCCGCAACGCCCGCTCCGGCTCCGCCTGCCGCAACGCCATCGACTGCAGCCGCTCCGGCAGGAGGCAAGCCATGA
- the pilQ gene encoding type IV pilus secretin PilQ, whose protein sequence is MTTNSNHLPGSARHRTRRWTLGVALVAAFGFAGSAAAETALKNVTYDAQPGGRVELTLAFSGHAPEPKVFTTSNPPRIAIDLPDTTNAFSTRHLDVGTGSTSGVSVVAAGGRTRVTVELFRDSAYKTRVDGNNLIVTVNNGPSGATTTTAIVSDPTKALPSSAGTPLSNIDFRRGQNGEGRVVVTLGSEGTTPEMRRESDKVLVSFTGATLPPKLAQRLDVLDFATPVQSIQSSSVPGGTRMEIRTKGETDVSAYQSGTEYVIEVAPKKAAPVTGKAAKGQEPTYSGSRLTFNFQDIPVRSALQLIADEAKLNLVASDSVGGSVTLRLVNTPWDQALDVILRAKGLDKRRSGNVIWIAPQQELATYEQSLADARQKAEDNAELVADYIPISYGKAEDIAKLLTSGSMQSTGGGTTGNTARGFLSARGSVSFDDRTNTLLINDTPEKIRDLRELIGTLDRPVQQVLIESRIVVATDTFTRDLGVRWGVQATQTNSSGQVIGTTPDLTSGDAPNQGTAGLATQVWNANHAAAGTQSTITYPGGYNVNLPVTNPAGSLGLAILGSNYLVDLELSAAQTEGRSEVISSPRVITANQQEAVIKQGTEIGYVTYQASSTGGGASNATVQFKDAVLELRVTPTITADSRVYLKINVKKDALAGNTPSPGGGFVPSIDTREINTSVLVDNGQTVVLGGIYEITKANTTKKVPGLGDIPGIGVLFRNTSRQNDKAELLIFVTPRILSNTLQ, encoded by the coding sequence ATGACGACCAATTCCAATCATCTGCCGGGTAGCGCGCGTCACCGCACGCGGCGCTGGACCCTCGGCGTCGCGCTGGTCGCGGCGTTCGGGTTCGCCGGCAGCGCGGCGGCCGAGACGGCGCTGAAGAACGTCACGTACGATGCGCAGCCTGGCGGCCGCGTCGAGCTGACGCTCGCCTTCTCCGGTCATGCACCGGAACCGAAGGTCTTCACGACCTCGAATCCGCCGCGCATCGCCATCGACCTGCCGGATACCACCAACGCGTTCTCCACGCGCCACCTGGACGTGGGCACCGGGTCGACGTCGGGGGTGTCCGTGGTGGCCGCCGGCGGCCGTACCCGCGTTACGGTCGAACTGTTCCGCGATTCGGCCTACAAGACCCGTGTGGATGGCAACAACCTGATCGTGACCGTGAATAACGGGCCGTCGGGTGCCACGACCACCACGGCCATCGTGTCCGATCCGACCAAGGCCCTGCCGTCCAGCGCAGGCACCCCGCTGTCGAATATCGATTTCCGCCGCGGACAGAACGGCGAAGGCCGTGTGGTGGTTACGCTTGGCAGCGAAGGCACCACGCCGGAAATGCGTCGCGAGAGCGATAAGGTGCTCGTCAGCTTCACCGGTGCGACGCTTCCGCCGAAGCTTGCCCAGCGCCTGGATGTGCTCGACTTCGCGACGCCGGTCCAGTCGATCCAGTCGTCGTCAGTGCCTGGTGGCACGCGCATGGAGATCCGCACGAAGGGTGAGACGGACGTCTCGGCCTACCAGAGCGGCACCGAGTACGTGATCGAAGTGGCGCCGAAGAAGGCCGCTCCGGTGACCGGTAAGGCCGCGAAGGGTCAGGAACCGACCTATTCGGGTTCCCGCCTGACCTTCAATTTCCAGGATATCCCGGTCCGTTCCGCCCTGCAGCTCATCGCCGACGAAGCCAAGCTCAACCTGGTGGCGTCCGATAGCGTGGGTGGCAGCGTGACGCTCCGCCTGGTCAACACCCCATGGGACCAGGCGCTCGACGTGATCCTGCGTGCCAAGGGCCTCGACAAGCGCCGTAGTGGCAACGTCATCTGGATCGCGCCGCAGCAGGAACTGGCCACCTACGAACAGAGCCTGGCCGATGCACGCCAGAAGGCCGAGGACAACGCCGAGCTCGTCGCGGACTACATCCCGATCAGCTACGGCAAGGCGGAAGACATCGCCAAGCTGCTGACCTCGGGCAGCATGCAGAGCACGGGCGGCGGCACGACCGGCAACACGGCGCGCGGCTTCCTGTCGGCGCGCGGCAGCGTTTCGTTCGACGACCGTACCAACACCCTGCTGATCAACGATACGCCGGAGAAGATTCGCGACCTGCGTGAACTCATCGGCACGCTGGACCGCCCGGTGCAGCAGGTGCTGATCGAGTCGCGTATTGTGGTCGCCACCGACACATTCACCCGCGATCTCGGCGTTCGCTGGGGTGTCCAGGCCACACAGACCAACTCGAGCGGCCAGGTGATCGGTACCACGCCTGATCTCACGAGCGGTGATGCGCCGAACCAGGGCACAGCTGGGCTGGCGACCCAGGTATGGAATGCTAACCATGCTGCCGCAGGGACGCAGAGCACCATCACCTACCCGGGTGGCTACAACGTCAACCTGCCGGTCACGAACCCGGCCGGTAGCCTGGGTCTGGCGATCCTTGGCTCGAACTACCTGGTCGACCTGGAACTCTCGGCAGCGCAAACCGAGGGCCGCAGCGAAGTCATCTCGAGCCCGCGCGTTATTACGGCCAACCAGCAGGAGGCCGTGATCAAGCAGGGTACCGAGATTGGTTACGTTACCTACCAGGCTTCCAGCACGGGTGGTGGCGCATCGAATGCGACGGTGCAGTTCAAGGATGCCGTGCTCGAGCTGCGCGTCACCCCGACGATCACCGCTGACAGCCGCGTCTACCTGAAGATCAACGTGAAGAAGGATGCTCTCGCCGGCAACACGCCGTCGCCGGGCGGTGGCTTCGTCCCGTCGATCGACACCCGCGAGATCAACACCTCGGTGCTGGTCGACAATGGGCAGACTGTGGTCCTGGGTGGCATCTACGAGATCACCAAGGCCAACACCACCAAAAAGGTGCCGGGTCTGGGCGATATCCCGGGTATCGGCGTCCTCTTCCGCAACACGTCCCGCCAGAACGACAAGGCCGAACTGCTCATCTTCGTTACGCCGCGTATCCTGAGTAACACGCTGCAGTAA
- a CDS encoding VWA domain-containing protein produces the protein MHLPEFAWPWLFLALPLPWLLRRVLRPVRPAQALNLPQPGITLMPASANRASFAASAVMVLAWMCLVVAAARPQHLGPPEPQKRSGRATMLAVDLSGSMSLDDMQLAGRQVTRFAAVEAIAGDFIDRRAGDELGLVLFGSQAYLVTPLTYDLDAVRAQLHDAVVGLPGRETAIGDAIAVAVKRLADLPQQARVLVLLTDGVNNAGSITPREAARAAKAAGVRVYTIGIGATAMRVPDFFGSRIENPSADLDVGMLTDIANQTGGRFFRATDTDELAQAYRQIDQLEPVPQQGATLRPRDELFRWPLLVSLALLVAALLPRWLPGRATP, from the coding sequence ATGCACCTTCCTGAGTTTGCATGGCCGTGGCTGTTCCTGGCGCTGCCATTGCCCTGGCTGCTACGCCGTGTTTTGCGTCCGGTACGCCCCGCGCAGGCGCTGAACCTGCCACAGCCCGGCATCACGTTGATGCCGGCATCGGCCAACCGCGCTTCATTCGCTGCATCAGCGGTCATGGTATTGGCCTGGATGTGCCTGGTCGTGGCGGCCGCACGCCCACAACACCTCGGGCCGCCCGAGCCGCAGAAACGCAGCGGTCGCGCCACCATGCTCGCGGTGGATCTGTCGGGAAGCATGTCACTCGATGACATGCAGCTGGCTGGGCGGCAGGTCACGCGCTTCGCCGCCGTGGAGGCCATCGCGGGTGACTTCATCGACCGGCGCGCCGGCGATGAGCTTGGCCTGGTGCTGTTTGGTTCGCAGGCTTACCTGGTGACGCCACTCACCTACGACCTGGATGCCGTGCGCGCCCAACTGCACGACGCCGTCGTAGGTTTGCCGGGGCGCGAAACCGCGATCGGCGACGCCATCGCTGTCGCCGTCAAACGCCTGGCCGATCTACCGCAGCAGGCTCGGGTACTCGTCCTGCTTACCGATGGCGTGAACAACGCAGGCTCGATCACGCCGCGTGAGGCGGCGCGTGCTGCGAAGGCCGCCGGTGTACGCGTTTATACGATCGGCATCGGCGCGACAGCCATGCGCGTGCCGGACTTCTTCGGATCGCGCATCGAGAACCCGTCGGCGGACCTCGACGTGGGCATGCTGACCGATATTGCGAACCAGACGGGTGGCCGGTTTTTCAGGGCGACGGATACGGATGAGCTCGCGCAGGCGTATCGCCAGATCGACCAGCTCGAGCCCGTGCCGCAGCAGGGAGCTACCCTGCGACCGCGCGATGAGCTGTTCCGCTGGCCACTGCTTGTGAGCCTCGCCTTGCTTGTCGCAGCGTTGTTGCCACGCTGGTTGCCGGGCAGGGCGACGCCATGA
- a CDS encoding DUF4381 family protein → MPPQGPELRDIHVPHVPWWPLAPGSWVLLVLVVALLMLAAWAWHRRVRRRRYINHVLAELYAARARHDVDGDNAAFAASAHQLVRRVARARDAQSVTFAAEAWRAALAAMAPKRDVSRLATLGDVMYRPRAPLDIDAVTADVDGWVRDVLARAGKPARGRSHAPS, encoded by the coding sequence ATGCCGCCACAGGGTCCCGAGCTTCGCGACATCCACGTACCGCACGTGCCCTGGTGGCCTCTTGCGCCGGGTTCGTGGGTACTCCTTGTGCTGGTGGTTGCGTTGCTCATGCTCGCCGCATGGGCCTGGCACCGCCGCGTGCGGCGACGCCGCTATATCAATCATGTGCTGGCGGAGTTGTATGCAGCGCGAGCCCGCCACGATGTCGACGGCGATAACGCTGCCTTCGCGGCAAGTGCGCATCAGCTGGTTCGCCGTGTCGCGCGCGCCCGCGATGCGCAAAGCGTCACGTTTGCTGCAGAGGCATGGCGGGCCGCGCTTGCCGCCATGGCGCCGAAGCGTGATGTCTCGCGGCTGGCCACGCTGGGCGATGTCATGTATCGCCCGCGTGCGCCGCTGGATATCGATGCCGTTACCGCGGATGTGGATGGATGGGTGCGCGATGTCCTTGCACGCGCCGGCAAGCCTGCCCGGGGGAGGTCGCATGCACCTTCCTGA
- a CDS encoding tetratricopeptide repeat protein: MNTLFNHFHFLQPNWLWLLLFVPLLAWAMLRRSPEVRVLARLADPSLLPYLLDGAPRSSRIPAWAVASAAVLAIIALAGPSWSRASEQLFSERAAQVVVVSMSPRMLARDVVPDRLSRARYKVRELYSANSDGMNALVAYTGESFTVAPLTTDAHSVDDLLAALAPDTMPVGGDDPGKAIDQAVDLIHHADVRGGSIVVVTDRADAAAVAAARRALAAGDRVSVLGIGTPRGGPITTDDGQFLKDEQGRIVMAPRDDDSLRALATAGGGAYAVASDDRGDIQAMAAALRDASTAKATDGATATQWEDRGPWFLLPLLPLVALGFRRGWLLVLALALLPAAPSHAASVRDAFRTRDQQAAAALAAGDAKKAQGVAESAAMRGAAAYRAGDYAAAQDALAHATDSDGQYNLGNALAKQQHYDEAIAAYDRALKANPANADAAANRKAVEDFLKQQQKDKKDDQGPKGKQDGQPDKKPGDQGKDQQGQQGQQDDPSKGQQGGQSAGGQDQKEQQGAPGQAGEGEGKDKATDAGKAQPPQGDANSKSADERAQAAQAQQALKQKMDAALAGKDKGEGKDEQHDLGQLSESESSSKLPPDVRRQLLRVPDDPGGLLRRKFMLEYQRRHGAEPEE; the protein is encoded by the coding sequence ATGAATACGCTGTTCAACCACTTTCATTTCCTGCAGCCCAACTGGCTCTGGCTGTTGCTGTTCGTGCCGCTGCTGGCCTGGGCGATGCTGCGCCGCTCGCCGGAAGTTCGCGTCCTGGCCCGCCTTGCCGACCCGTCATTGCTGCCCTACTTGCTCGATGGCGCGCCGCGATCGTCACGCATCCCAGCGTGGGCCGTGGCGTCGGCCGCGGTACTGGCAATCATCGCCCTGGCGGGGCCATCGTGGAGCAGGGCGTCGGAACAGCTCTTCAGTGAGCGGGCTGCACAGGTTGTCGTGGTATCCATGTCGCCACGCATGCTGGCACGCGATGTGGTGCCCGATCGCCTGAGTCGTGCGCGCTACAAGGTGCGCGAGCTTTACAGCGCAAACAGCGACGGCATGAACGCGCTGGTGGCCTACACCGGTGAATCGTTCACTGTCGCGCCACTCACCACCGATGCGCACAGCGTCGACGATCTGCTCGCGGCGCTGGCGCCAGACACGATGCCGGTGGGCGGCGATGATCCCGGCAAAGCGATCGACCAGGCGGTGGACCTTATCCACCATGCCGACGTACGTGGCGGGTCCATCGTCGTCGTAACCGATCGCGCCGACGCGGCGGCCGTGGCGGCAGCGCGCCGCGCCCTGGCGGCCGGCGATCGTGTTTCCGTCCTTGGCATCGGCACGCCGCGCGGTGGACCCATCACCACGGATGATGGCCAGTTCCTCAAGGATGAGCAGGGCCGCATCGTGATGGCACCGCGCGATGATGACTCGTTGCGCGCGCTCGCCACGGCGGGCGGTGGCGCCTATGCCGTCGCGTCGGATGACCGCGGCGACATACAGGCGATGGCGGCGGCCTTGCGCGATGCGAGTACCGCGAAAGCCACCGATGGCGCGACGGCCACGCAGTGGGAAGACCGTGGCCCGTGGTTCCTGCTGCCGCTGTTGCCTCTGGTGGCGTTGGGCTTTCGTCGCGGCTGGTTGCTGGTGCTTGCGCTGGCGCTGCTTCCTGCCGCGCCGTCGCACGCCGCGTCAGTGCGCGATGCCTTCCGCACGCGCGACCAGCAGGCCGCCGCTGCGCTCGCAGCCGGCGATGCAAAGAAAGCCCAGGGCGTGGCGGAAAGTGCGGCGATGCGTGGCGCCGCCGCGTACCGCGCGGGTGATTACGCCGCCGCGCAGGATGCTTTGGCCCACGCGACCGATAGCGATGGCCAGTACAACCTGGGTAACGCACTTGCAAAGCAACAGCACTACGACGAGGCAATCGCAGCCTACGACCGGGCGTTGAAAGCGAACCCGGCCAATGCGGACGCTGCAGCGAACCGCAAGGCGGTCGAAGATTTCCTGAAGCAGCAGCAAAAAGACAAGAAAGACGACCAGGGCCCCAAGGGCAAGCAGGACGGCCAGCCCGACAAAAAGCCCGGCGACCAGGGCAAGGACCAGCAGGGCCAGCAAGGCCAACAGGATGATCCGTCGAAAGGTCAGCAGGGCGGCCAGTCCGCGGGCGGCCAGGATCAGAAGGAGCAACAGGGCGCGCCCGGCCAGGCCGGCGAAGGCGAAGGCAAGGACAAGGCGACCGACGCCGGTAAGGCACAACCGCCGCAAGGTGATGCGAACAGCAAATCGGCCGACGAACGCGCCCAGGCGGCGCAGGCCCAGCAGGCGCTAAAGCAGAAGATGGATGCGGCGCTCGCAGGCAAGGACAAGGGCGAGGGCAAGGACGAGCAGCATGACCTGGGCCAGTTGTCCGAGTCCGAATCGTCCTCGAAGCTCCCGCCCGATGTGCGCAGGCAACTGCTGCGCGTGCCGGATGATCCGGGTGGCTTGCTGCGCCGGAAGTTCATGCTTGAATACCAGCGCCGCCATGGCGCGGAACCGGAGGAATGA
- a CDS encoding pilus assembly protein PilM, with the protein MGLFTPKAAPLIGVDISSTAVKLLQLSEAGGRYRVEHYAVEPLPPNAVVEKNIVEVEAVGEAIRRALARSGAKVKHAAAAVAGSAVITRIIPMSADLSEDDLEGQIQVEANQYIPYPIEEVSLDFEVLGPVRDNPEMNNILLAASRTENVDMRIAALDLGGLTARVIDVEAFAMENAFAMVADQLAVSRDALVAVVDIGATMTTLAVLKNQRTIYSREQVFGGKQLTDEIMRRYGLSYEEAGRAKRKGGLPESYEMEALEPFKESLVQQVSRLLQFFFAGSEYSRVDQVVLAGGCASIEGITEILEQQLGVPCVVANPLARMSLSSKVQAQTLAQDAPALMIAVGLAMRSFD; encoded by the coding sequence GTGGGGCTCTTTACACCCAAGGCGGCGCCGTTGATCGGTGTCGACATCAGTTCGACCGCAGTAAAGCTGCTGCAGCTCAGCGAGGCAGGTGGGCGCTATCGCGTCGAACACTATGCCGTTGAGCCGTTGCCGCCCAACGCCGTCGTCGAAAAGAACATCGTCGAGGTCGAGGCCGTCGGCGAGGCGATCCGTCGCGCTCTGGCCCGTTCCGGCGCCAAGGTGAAGCACGCCGCGGCGGCAGTCGCGGGGTCGGCGGTTATCACCCGGATCATTCCTATGTCGGCCGACCTCTCCGAGGACGACCTCGAGGGCCAGATCCAGGTTGAGGCCAACCAGTACATTCCTTACCCGATCGAGGAAGTTAGCCTCGATTTCGAGGTTTTGGGGCCCGTACGCGACAACCCGGAGATGAATAACATCCTCCTGGCCGCCTCGCGCACCGAAAACGTTGACATGCGGATCGCTGCGCTCGACCTCGGCGGATTGACCGCCAGGGTGATCGACGTCGAGGCGTTCGCCATGGAGAACGCCTTCGCCATGGTGGCCGACCAGCTTGCCGTCTCCAGGGATGCCCTGGTGGCCGTGGTCGATATCGGTGCCACGATGACGACGCTGGCCGTGCTGAAGAACCAGCGGACCATTTACTCCCGTGAGCAGGTGTTCGGTGGCAAGCAGCTCACCGACGAGATCATGCGGCGGTATGGCCTGTCGTACGAAGAAGCCGGTCGCGCCAAGCGCAAGGGTGGCCTGCCCGAATCGTACGAGATGGAAGCCCTCGAGCCGTTCAAGGAATCGCTGGTCCAGCAGGTCAGTCGCCTGCTCCAGTTCTTCTTCGCCGGTAGCGAATACAGCCGCGTCGACCAGGTGGTCCTGGCCGGCGGTTGCGCTTCGATCGAAGGCATTACCGAAATCCTCGAGCAGCAGCTTGGCGTGCCTTGCGTGGTCGCCAACCCGCTGGCTCGCATGTCCCTGTCCAGCAAGGTCCAGGCCCAGACCCTCGCCCAGGATGCCCCGGCACTGATGATCGCCGTCGGCCTGGCCATGCGGAGCTTCGACTGA